The following are encoded together in the Salvia hispanica cultivar TCC Black 2014 chromosome 6, UniMelb_Shisp_WGS_1.0, whole genome shotgun sequence genome:
- the LOC125196478 gene encoding major allergen Pru ar 1-like produces the protein MGAITYDIEIPSSISAAKIFKAVVLDVDTLVPKIMPQAIKNVEILEGDGGVGTIKLIHFGEGSQYKSVKHRVDAIDKENLTHSYSIIEGDVLGGVIESVTYHVKIVPTEDGGSICKNRSIYNTKGDAEISEEKIKEGKGKAMAMFKAIEAYLLANPDA, from the coding sequence ATGGGTGCTATCACTTACGACATTGAGATCCCTTCCTCCATCTCGGCCGCAAAGATTTTTAAGGCCGTGGTGCTCGATGTTGACACCCTCGTCCCCAAGATCATGCCTCAGGCAATCAAGAACGTAGAGATCTTGGAAGGGGACGGTGGCGTTGGGACCATCAAGCTTATCCATTTTGGCGAAGGGAGTCAATACAAGAGCGTCAAGCACCGTGTGGATGCGATCGACAAGGAGAACTTGACCCACAGTTACAGCATAATCGAGGGCGATGTTCTTGGAGGAGTTATTGAATCCGTTACTTATCATGTGAAGATCGTCCCAACTGAAGATGGAGGAAGCATTTGCAAAAACAGAAGCATCTACAACACAAAGGGTGATGCTGAGATTAGTGAGGAGAAGATCAAGGAAGGAAAAGGGAAGGCCATGGCTATGTTCAAGGCCATTGAGGCTTACCTCCTTGCCAACCCTGATGCCTAA
- the LOC125196436 gene encoding major allergen Pru ar 1-like, whose translation MGAITYDIEIPSSISAAKIFKAVVLDVDTLVPKIMPQAIKSVEILEGDGGVGTIKLIHFGEGSQYKSVKHRVDAIDKENLTHSYSIIEGDVLGGVIESVTYHVKIVPTEDGGSICKNRSIYNTKGDAEISEEKIKEGKEKAMAMFKAIEAYLLANPNA comes from the coding sequence ATGGGTGCTATCACTTACGATATTGAGATCCCTTCCTCCATCTCGGCCGCAAAGATTTTTAAGGCCGTGGTGCTCGATGTTGACACCCTCGTCCCCAAGATCATGCCTCAGGCAATCAAGAGCGTCGAGATCTTGGAAGGGGACGGTGGCGTTGGGACCATCAAGCTTATCCATTTTGGCGAAGGGAGTCAGTACAAGAGTGTCAAGCACCGTGTGGATGCTATCGACAAGGAGAACTTGACCCACAGTTACAGCATAATCGAGGGCGATGTTCTTGGAGGAGTTATTGAATCCGTTACTTATCATGTCAAGATCGTCCCAACCGAAGATGGAGGGAGCATTTGTAAGAACAGAAGCATCTACAACACAAAGGGTGATGCTGAGATTAGTGAGGAGAAGATCAAGGAAGGAAAAGAGAAGGCCATGGCTATGTTCAAGGCCATTGAAGCTTACCTTCTTGCCAATCCTAATGCCTAA
- the LOC125193453 gene encoding major allergen Pru ar 1-like, whose protein sequence is MGAITYDTEIPSSISAAKIFKAVVLDVDTLIPKIMPQAIKNVEILEGDGGVGTIKLIHFGEGSQYKSVKHRVDAIDKENLTHSYSIVEGDVLGEAIESITYHVKIVPTEDGGSICKKRSIYNTKGDAEISEEKIKEGKESASAMFKAIEAYLLANPEA, encoded by the coding sequence ATGGGTGCCATCACTTACGATACCGAGATCCCTTCCTCCATCTCGGCCGCAAAGATTTTTAAGGCCGTGGTGCTTGATGTCGACACCCTCATCCCCAAGATCATGCCTCAGGCAATCAAGAACGTCGAGATCTTGGAAGGGGATGGTGGCGTTGGGACTATCAAGCTTATCCATTTTGGCGAAGGGAGTCAATACAAGAGCGTGAAGCACCGTGTGGATGCCATCGACAAGGAGAACTTGACCCACAGTTACAGCATAGTTGAGGGTGATGTTCTTGGAGAAGCTATTGAATCCATTACTTATCACGTGAAGATCGTCCCGACTGAAGATGGAGGAAGCATTTGTAAGAAAAGAAGCATCTACAACACAAAGGGTGATGCTGAGATTAGTGAGGAGAAGATCAAGGAAGGGAAAGAGTCTGCCAGTGCTATGTTCAAGGCCATTGAGGCTTACCTCCTTGCCAATCCAGAAGCCTAA
- the LOC125193533 gene encoding putative disease resistance protein RGA4 gives MKCLINLRHLYVLRCVKLPADMGRLTNLRTLRYFAVGENKGYQIEELKSLNNLKGEVHISNLEKVRNKEEAAKANIHRKQNLSELVLSWSLEREGQINDENVLEGLQPHSNLKKLGIVGFKGNRFPSWTREMAVRDGPLENLTQLTLSSCSECREIPKLEHLKNLKSLSLIKLEKVVSIESPFSNLMSFYIRDLKRLRSLPDWLFRKNQNLSKLEITGCSELKKLPDGLEMLHSLEELYITNCEKMTMIGNPDVREGQCILRVLRIVECIELMELPCKMLESWVPSLEILKMSELQSLKNLPMLVGCLAKSARLRKLEIGCVPQFMNGCEFKDWHFGSLQKLHLDVSEEKSPDIEQKVDAILQGNCNSLTRLCLVGQQIWETVPKSIERLTGLSKLDLQKLGIEELPEWFGNLVSLVQLNLSSCSKLKRLLSRETLERLTKLRHLYINNCPELRIGSAWCNAPHLTIKLDNRWIEPCTNEIVDGGMSSAAVEFIFKSLGNTLKEDRSSIGDVQQLQGVLSIAQSYLNDAQNKSIGEQPVKVWLTTVQAVAFEADKVLNELDYHYEVRKLKKPRAKDKFLSCISYCIRFNRRRDITLKIKQINHYFNLMIFSAKLLDIAPAPAPPLPRAFFETNSLTLDPIFEGRDDTVEKLVEKLTTDIPGKAIFSILAIHGVAGVGKETLTRKIFNHEDIKARFGSHLWVLVSRVSSPIMLFKNILSTLTSETKIGGVETEESILKKLQQVLKAKTYLLVLDDICIEDVPQLEKFINSISRVSSTRGNAIIITTKKEEVALSVKPFYHYHLEGLSIENCWSIIKSKAFQNGGVQSGHEIDGTEIAKRCQGLPLAANIFGGVLHHKSKQEWSSVTENWHSDSKEAGNISNILKLGFDSLPSVSLKMCLAYCSIFPKGCKIVKNELIELWMAEGFLDPNERVGIEPNERVDMESVGEMFLNVLLHYSLLQVAERDANGNVLSYMMHDLVRNLASAVLKSAHDLFCEDADKDDASSVIYLMRTLIFRGDDITMFCEDITMFGSYKSLHALTIDCDRVRELPSSIRELKHLRNLNVSRTRIEYLPDWISEFHYLQTLNASTESLRELPSTLTYLIRLRHLYLCRGVDLPSEIGRLNHLQELMFRVSEQKGYTIEELGSLNNLKQLYIENLEKVHNSVEAKKAKLSEKENLLSLTLEWDENREGEKNDDDPLDKKKEINDAAVLEDLKPHPGLQMLKIAGFKGERFPPWAQKLTGFDMLIEITLSGCQGCQDIPELGQLKKLKTLSLWRLSNVTSINSSFYGNIDGAVISFPALETLLVTDMAELKEIQDFGKGVEVFPSLVSLKIYWCNKLERLPSQFFLKAGGLKELDIRHCSMLSRFPDGLHILDHLKSLTVKGCQNLEWIVNPESGGSLNSLCSLEIRDCQKLTAMVEPQGPSLKKVSMSELKSLEHLPMFLDCLANSHSLAQLTIVGIPYKFTSNTLIKNWPFQRLRKLEIDLTMEYCSSVAVEETVDNMLQNCRSSLGELKLTGLYNWKVPGSIERLTALYSLELENFGVFDLPEWFGDLSCLKRLCLSIFPKLRHLPSMKLLTELQEFHISNCPKIRMENEGHKIFHRCITYVNGHQL, from the exons ATGAAGTGCTTGATTAACTTGAGGCATCTTTATGTTCTCCGATGTGTAAAGTTACCAGCTGATATGGGGAGATTAACTAATCTCCGAACACTAAGGTACTTTGCAGTGGGTGAAAACAAGGGCTATCAAATTGAAGAGTTGAAGAGTTTGAACAATCTCAAAGGAGAAGTACATATTTCTAATTTGGAAAAGGTGCGTAACAAGGAAGAAGCAGCAAAAGCAAATATACATCGGAAGCAAAACTTATCTGAACTGGTGTTGAGTTGGAGTTTAGAAAGAGAAGGGCAAATAAATGACGAGAATGTGTTGGAAGGCCTCCAACCTCATTCAAACCTGAAGAAGTTAGGGATTGTAGGATTCAAAGGCAATCGATTTCCATCATGGACTAGGGAGATGGCTGTACGGGATGGGCCACTTGAGAACTTGACACAGTTAACACTCTCATCATGCTCAGAATGTAGGGAAATCCCAAAGCTGGAACACTTGAAAAATCTCAAATCTCTTTCTTTGATAAAATTGGAGAAGGTGGTGTCGATAGAGTCTCCGTTCAGTAATTTAATGTCGTTCTACATACGAGATTTAAAGAGATTACGAAGTCTCCCAGATTGGTTATTCCGTAAGAATCAGAATCTCTCAAAGTTGGAGATAACCGGATGCTccgaattgaaaaaattaccTGATGGACTAGAAATGCTTCATTCTCTGGAGGAGTTGTATATAACAAATTGTGAAAAGATGACGATGATCGGCAATCCAGATGTCAGAGAAGGACAATGTATCCTCCGTGTGCTGAGGATTGTAGAGTGCATAGAGCTGATGGAATTGCCTTGTAAAATGTTGGAGTCGTGGGTGCCGTCGCTTgagatattaaaaatgtctGAACTACAAAGCCTAAAGAATCTACCAATGCTTGTTGGCTGCCTCGCAAAATCAGCTCGTCTTAGAAAATTGGAAATCGGATGCGTTCCTCAATTCATGAATGGTTGTGAGTTTAAGGATTGGCATTTTGGCAGCTTGCAAAAGTTACATTTAGATGTTAGTGAGGAGAAAAGTCCTGACATTGAACAGAAGGTGGATGCTATCTTACAAGGAAATTGCAACTCACTCACTCGGTTATGCTTAGTAGGACAGCAAATTTGGGAGACGGTGCCAAAATCAATCGAACGTCTCACTGGTCTTTCTAAGTTAGACTTGCAGAAGCTAGGAATTGAAGAATTGCCTGAATGGTTTGGAAACCTCGTGTCTCTAGTGCAGTTAAATCTATCTAGTTGCAGCAAGTTGAAGCGCCTGCTTTCCCGGGAGACATTAGAGCGCCTCACTAAATTAcgacatttatatattaacaaTTGTCCGGAATTACGAATTGGATCTGCGTGGTGCAACGCTCCCCATCTCACCATCAAGCTTGATAACCGTTGGATTGAACCTTGTACTAA TGAAATTGTTGATGGAGGTATGTCTTCTGCTGctgttgaatttatttttaagagcCTTGGCAACACTTTAAAGGAAGACCGCTCTTCCATTGGAGATGTCCAACAGCTGCAGGGTGTTTTGAGCATTGCTCAGAGTTACTTGAATGACGCCCAGAACAAGTCCATTGGCGAACAGCCTGTCAAGGTCTGGTTGACGACGGTTCAAGCTGTGGCTTTCGAAGCTGATAAGGTTTTAAATGAACTCGACTATCATTATGAAGTGAGGAAATTGAAGAAGCCCAGGGCCAAGGATAAGTTCCTATCATGCATCTCATACTGCATTCGCTTTAACCGCCGACGAGATATAACTTTGAAGATTAAACAAATCAACCATTATTTCAACCTAATGATCTTTAGTGCAAAGTTGCTTGACATTGCTCCTGCTCCtgctcctcctcttcctcgtGCTTTCTTTGAAACTAATTCATTGACTCTCGATCCAATCTTTGAGGGAAGGGATGATACTGTGGAAAAACTAGTTGAGAAGCTGACCACCGATATCCCGGGAAAAGCCATATTCTCCATCCTTGCGATTCATGGGGTGGCTGGTGTGGGAAAAGAAACGTTGACCAGGAAAATATTTAACCATGAAGATATCAAGGCTCGATTTGGATCGCATCTTTGGGTCCTTGTTTCTAGAGTTTCCAGTCCAATCATgcttttcaaaaatatccttTCAACGTTGACGTCTGAAACAAAAATTGGTGGAGTTGAGACCGAGGAAAGTATCCTCAAGAAGCTCCAACAAGTTTTGAAGGCAAAAACTTatcttcttgttcttgatgATATTTGCATTGAAGATGTTCCACAATtggaaaaatttataaattcaatatcGAGAGTATCTTCTACACGGGGAAATGCAATTATCATCACtacaaagaaagaagaagtTGCTTTATCAGTGAAGCCATTTTACCATTATCATTTGGAAGGCTTATCCATTGAAAATTGTTGGTcaataatcaaatcaaaagcATTTCAAAATGGAGGTGTTCAATCAGGACATGAGATCGATGGAACAGAAATTGCAAAAAGATGTCAAGGTTTGCCGTTAGCTGCCAATATATTTGGCGGAGTGCTTCACcataaatcaaaacaagaGTGGTCATCAGTCACAGAAAATTGGCATTCAGATAGTAAGGAAGCTGGgaatatctcaaatatattGAAACTGGGTTTTGATAGTTTGCCTTCGGTATCACTCAAGATGTGCTTAGCATATTGTTCAATTTTTCCTAAAGGTTGCAAAATTGTGAAGAATGAGCTGATTGAATTATGGATGGCAGAAGGGTTTCTTGACCCAAATGAAAGAGTTGGCATTGAACCAAATGAAAGAGTTGACATGGAGTCTGTGGgcgaaatgtttttaaatgtGCTTCTACACTATTCATTACTTCAAGTTGCAGAGAGAGATGCCAATGGAAATGTTTTGAGTTATATGATGCATGATCTTGTGCGTAATCTCGCAAGTGCTGTTTTAAAATCTGCACATGACTTATTTTGTGAAGATGCGGATAAAGATGATGCAAGTTCTGTAATATATTTGATGCGTACGTTAATCTTCCGAGGTGACGATATCACCATGTTCTGTGAAGATATCACCATGTTCGGGAGTTACAAATCTCTTCATGCTCTTACTATTGACTGTGACCGGGTTAGAGAGTTGCCGAGTTCCATTCGCGAGTTGAAACATTTGAGAAATCTTAATGTTTCAAGAACAAGAATTGAATATTTGCCAGACTGGATTTCTGAATTCCACTACTTGCAAACCTTGAATGCATCTACAGAATCTTTGAGAGAACTGCCAAGTACGTTGACGTACTTGATTAGGTTACGACATCTTTATCTCTGCCGTGGCGTAGATTTGCCTTCCGAGATTGGGAGATTAAATCATCTGCAAGAGCTGATGTTTAGAGTGAGCGAGCAGAAGGGATACACAATTGAAGAGTTGGGAAGTTTGAACAATCTCAAACAACTATACATTGAGAACCTGGAAAAGGTACATAACAGTGTAGAAGCCAAGAAAGCAAAATTATCTGAGAAGGAAAACTTACTTTCCTTGACGTTAGAATGGGATGAAAATAGAGAAggtgaaaaaaatgatgatgatCCTCTcgataaaaagaaagaaataaatgatGCGGCTGTGTTGGAAGACCTCAAACCTCACCCAGGCTTGCAGATGTTAAAGATTGCAGGATTTAAAGGCGAACGTTTTCCACCATGGGCTCAAAAATTGACAGGGTTTGACATGCTAATTGAGATAACACTCAGTGGCTGCCAAGGATGTCAAGATATCCCGGAGCTGGGGCAGTTGAAAAAGCTCAAAACGCTTAGTTTGTGGAGATTGAGCAATGTGACGTCCATAAATTCGTCATTCTACGGTAATATTGATGGAGCTGTAATAAGCTTTCCAGCACTCGAAACCCTCTTAGTGACAGATATGGCTGAGCTGAAAGAGATACAAGATTTTGGCAAGGGAGTGGAGGTATTTCCAAGCCTTGTATCCTTGAAAATCTACTGGTGCAACAAATTGGAACGTCTCCCATCTCAGTTCTTCCTTAAGGCTGGTGGACTCAAAGAACTGGATATAAGGCATTGCTCCATGTTGAGTAGATTTCCTGATGGTCTACACATCCTAGACCATCTAAAGTCGTTGACTGTAAAAGGTTGTCAAAATCTGGAGTGGATAGTAAATCCAGAGAGCGGAGGGAGCTTAAATTCCCTTTGTAGTTTGGAGATTCGTGATTGCCAAAAGCTGACGGCAATGGTAGAGCCACAGGGGCCTTCGCTCAAGAAAGTATCTATGTCGGAACTAAAGAGCCTAGAGCATCTACCCATGTTTCTTGATTGCTTGGCAAACTCACATTCGCTAGCTCAACTAACCATTGTTGGCATACCTTATAAATTCACATCCAATACTCTTATTAAGAATTGGCCTTTCCAGAGATTGCGAAAATTAGAGATTGATTTAACTATGGAGTACTGTTCAAGTGTAGCAGTTGAGGAGACAGTCGATAACATGTTGCAAAACTGCCGCTCGTCACTCGGTGAGCTAAAGTTGACAGGGCTGTATAATTGGAAAGTTCCTGGATCAATTGAACGTCTCACTGCTCTTTATAGTTTGGAGTTGGAGAATTTTGGAGTTTTTGATTTGCCTGAATGGTTTGGGGATCTCTCATGTCTAAAAAGGTTATGTCTATCTATTTTTCCAAAGTTAAGGCATCTGCCATCGATGAAGCTTCTCACGGAGTTGCAGGAGTTCCACATTAGCAATTGTCCGAAAATACGGATGGAAAATGAGGGGCACAAGATTTTCCATCGCTGCATCACCTACGTTAATGGTCACCAGCTTTAG
- the LOC125194543 gene encoding disease resistance protein RGA2-like — protein MEVEAAAAAAFINVAIENMIKVSKELSPIFGLHKNAAKLSGNLETVQNVLKDIEMQTIPIGGAVKHWLKELGTKVLVADNSVDELKYHLLKETYSFKLPTNQAKVLTYFSSNEKGALIINEINDGLESFKNEANKIGLGKVPTLSQTDSLSADGVLVGRDEDMLKLAELLITSTSEGRVFSVLAIQGKAGVGRTMFARKLFNHESIKAQFGELRIWVDVGIAFEPIDLLKKILATFTCDQVESRDDILKRLQQAIKGKACLLVLDSVCVEDVPRWNEFVNWIKEVTSMKGNIIIITTKNRKVADMVSPVHIHPLNVLSGDECWSIIKSIAFGNSDVPSGFETTGRKIAPICGGCPSAANLVGGMLCGKSQERWELIAGLKDEWECMLDIYGLRLENLSQSSMKTCFAYCSIFPYDFKIVKEELIELWMAEGFLQPNEGDDMESTGEMLLNELVQNLMLQAERDENGNVESFVMHHSMHDLASYILLGSRNGEDGLLPVRYMMIRQESSPIQKQVAKHLRTLFLEGEISDKMLVDYTSLRNLRLARAKEVDW, from the exons ATGGAAGTAgaagccgccgccgctgccgccttCATTAATGTTGCAATTGAAAACATGATCAAAGTCTCGAAGGAGTTGTCACCAATCTTTGGTCTGCACAAGAATGCAGCAAAGCTAAGCGGGAATCTGGAAACTGTCCAGAACGTCTTAAAAGACATAGAGATGCAGACAATCCCCATTGGTGGAGCTGTCAAACACTGGCTGAAGGAGCTTGGAACTAAGGTGTTGGTTGCTGACAATTCTGTGGATGAACTCAAATATCATCTTCTCAAAGAAACCTACAGTTTCAAACTTCCCACCAACCAGGCTAAAGTACTTACATATTTCTCATCCAATGAAAAAGGTGCCCTTATTATCAATGAAATCAATGACGGGTTGGAATCCTTTAAGAATGAGGCAAACAAAATTGGCCTTGGGAAGGTGCCTACTCTGTCTCAAACTGATTCTCTTTCTGCTGATGGTGTTTTAGTTGGTAGAGATGAAGATATGCTCAAGTTAGCTGAGCTGCTCATCACCAGCACCTCAGAGGGGCGGGTGTTCTCTGTCCTTGCAATTCAGGGCAAGGCGGGGGTCGGAAGAACAATGTTTGCTAGAAAACTCTTCAATCATGAAAGCATCAAGGCTCAATTTGGCGAATTACGCATTTGGGTGGATGTTGGTATTGCTTTTGAACCAATCGATCTACTCAAGAAAATCCTTGCCACATTTACTTGTGATCAAGTTGAGAGTAGGGATGACATTCTAAAAAGGCTTCAACAAGCTATCAAAGGAAAAGCTTGTCTTCTAGTACTTGATAGTGTCTGTGTTGAAGATGTTCCGAGATGGAATGAGTTTGTAAATTGGATCAAGGAAGTTACTTCTATGAAAGGAAACATCATTATcatcactaccaaaaatagaaaggtTGCTGATATGGTTAGCCCCGTTCACATtcatccattaaatgtctTATCAGGGGATGAATGCTGGTCCATAATCAAATCCATAGCTTTTGGAAATTCAGATGTGCCATCAGGTTTTGAGACGACGGGAAGAAAGATTGCACCAATATGTGGGGGTTGTCCATCAGCCGCTAATTTAGTTGGGGGAATGCTTTGTGGTAAATCTCAAGAGCGCTGGGAGCTGATTGCGGGCTTGAAAGATGAGTGGGAGTGTATGTTAGACATATATGGATTGAGGTTGGAGAACTTGTCACAATCATCAATGAAGACGTGCTTCGCATACTGTTCAATTTTTccatatgattttaaaattgtgaaggAGGAACTGATTGAGCTATGGATGGCAGAAGGATTTCTACAACCAAATGAAGGAGATGACATGGAGTCTACAGGAGAAATGCTTTTAAATGAACTTGTACAAAACTTAATGCTTCAAGcagagagagatgaaaatggaaatgtggAAAGTTTTGTGATGCACCATTCGATGCATGATCTAGCATCTTATATACTATTAGGTTCTCGTAATGGTGAAGATGGGTTGCTCCCAGTGAGATACATGATGATCCGACAAGAATCAAGTCCTATACAGAAACAAGTGGCAAAGCATTTGCGCACATTATTCTTGGAAGGTGAAATTTCTGATAAGATGCTTGTAGACTATACAAGTCTGCGTAATCTTAGACTTGCAAGAGCTAAAGA AGTGGATTGGTGA